ATCTTCTTCTTCTGTCGATGTGTAAACAGACGCAGATAATTATTGCCTAGTGATAAATCACTGGTGATTCTCGTATGACATAATCGTAGGTGAGCATTTGGTTCTAGCCTGTATGTAAACATTTTGACACGATAATGCTATAGCGAATATTGCTGGTGAAAGTCGCGTACGATTTCTAGCACCAAAACGTATGAGAAACTATTTTCATCTAAACGGGCCTTTATTGTTCGTGGTTCTGCACGTCCACCTCCAAATCGTATCAACTGACCTTGCAATCACGACTGACGCCGTCTATTATTTCCTCTTGTACTTCACGTAGGAAGACATTTACGAAGAAGAAACTTCCTTATTTCAGTTAATGGGACCAATGTTGGATCCTAAACTGTATCCAGTAAGAGTTGGTGCCAGCCCCGAGACCGCATCATCGCGATATGATCAACCCAACGCATTTTTGGATAAagtatgtatacattttaatatggaTTTTggtataatatttgaaattccCAACTTTTGCAATCCCAACAAAAGTAGTATGTGAAAATCTTAGtgagataatttttaaaaattctcgAGAAAGACTTTGTTTTGGCAAAAGTTATGCAAtcgtataaatttaaatttaggtctatatttttatatcattaagtTGAGTTTGATAATGATTTTCGGCTAGTTGAGTTTCCTTCCTCAAATTTGTCATTATTGTTCAgtgagtattttaaatttgtataatttgtgTGTATTCTGTGAATCAAGTTGTGTGTTccataataactttattaataatagtttagaGTTTAACTTAGGCGTAAGTACGTTCtattttaatgttagtaatcttgaaaaaaaacacctcaatcagtatcgcaatacagcgaagaaATTCTGACACCGTTAAAAtcactgccacagggatcgaattttaaaatttatttaaattctctatatattaatttttaaggatattgtaaatataatatcttttctTCATATAGTATAGTCATAAATTCTACTGCGTATTCTAATACGATTCTGTATACCGAAGGAAATTTCGCATGTGTCTACGCATCTTGTCATTAGTTTAGGACTTATTTTAagagtattttaattacagcTGCAGTCAAAATACCCGATGCTGTATAGCATCCTACAAAACGAGGCATCACCAGAGCTGAAACAGAGGATAGATAGAGATAGAAATAAATCCACGTATCAAGTTGATTTCTGCGAATCAGGTGAGAGTATGAACTTTTGCTCTCTACATATCTATACCTCAAAGCTACGGTTGGCCTGAGCTTGCCGGTGGACCTAGATTTAGACTTAGCGCCTAGATTTTTTGATACTTGGCTCTGCATGAATGAAATGAAGGATGGTCTATGAAAGACGACTTAGAAGACGAGTAGAATATATATCATCATCATATAtatcatttcattttcatttattatgatatattatttaatgtatataatatatatcttatactATTTTGATCGTTCCAGGCCCAGGCGCGAAGTTCGAAGGACTCCAACGCGCCTCTGACGAAAGCGGTACCGGACCTTGTGCGCAGCCTATGAGGCTTCCAGGAGACCCTTGTCGAGTAGGTCCAAAGCCGAGGATGACCACACCAAAGACCATCTCCAAACAGGGTGGAGGAGGCGCCGATCCGAGGGCTAAATGCGGTGAGTTTGATTTGTTCAACTCTGGTTGGATGGCTAGGTGGACTCGAGTGTGAGTgccactatatatttttttttattacgcaATTGACACACGTACGGTAAAGGAAACCAGCATAGACAAAATTAACGTGTCAGGCAgataaaaaacatatgtttattcagtaagtaaaaaatacctgtatCAGTGTTCCCAACTCTTCCGCAACatagttaaaataacaaaaaaaacataatatttttgtttttttaagttaacatTAGAAGAATTTGTTGTTAACAACataattaacttaactaattttaacagCATATGCGACGAGTAACACGCGTGATGTATGAGGATGTGGGTGCGTGTGAGTGAataagtgtgtgtgtgtggaTACATGTAGTAAATGAGTGAGTATGGATGCATGTGACTGAATGAGTGAGTGTTTGCATATGAATGAGTGTGATGTGTATCAATGTATAACTAGATGTCAGGGCTCAGTATTATCTCCATATATGGTAAGTTATGTTCAGAATGGTTTATGGTGAGTGGGAAGATTAGGAGCTTTTTcaatgtattgtattaaaatatagcttGCTATTATGAATAATGATCGACAAAAGTACGTGGTCACTGATTTTAATacgaaattcaattataagaCCTTTTtcgttaataaattttagtttcatCGTTGCTAGACAGAAACTAATTCAATTGTTtgaaaataagttattttttatcaggCACTTTTGGTCTGCTATTGTAGATAGTATGTCTAgtttaaattaactatattaatttaaaatacagaataattatacatatttcattatttcagaAACATCGTCTGCCGTCCCGCCTCTCGGCAAGACAGAATATCAAGACAATGTATCCAAGTTGGGCGGGATCATTATGAGAGATAAATTacacagaaaataaattataaaaacttttctattttttctAAGCCCGGTGAATTCTGAGTTTCCAACAGGGAATGTGCATATTTTGTCAAATCTAGGCCTAAGAAAGAATCCAAAATAATTAAGGGAGTTACAGCATAGAAAGTGAAATTGACGTACATACATGGGCGGATCGTGAATTTGGCGCTCTGGCCTATTACAGGGAAGTCCCCACTAATAATAACGCGACAAAATACACCGACCGAAAAACAAGCGACGGGGAATTCCCCGTTTCGTTCGATAGACGATGCACATGAGTTGATTGATCTTAGTAATTCCAACGTTATGattggattttattaaattgtacacatttttttttatttaaaataacaacggttgatcataattatttcacaaaaTATCTTAGTTCCTCCATTTAGTACAAGTACGCTTACGGCGTGCTTTTGGATTTTCATAAGTGTGACTATAGAAGGCTTGTTAgcgcgttgctggccttttagaattatgtatcctctttcttgaaggaccctttgTCGAATTGCTTCGGAGATACATCGATgggcaactggttccacatagtggtggtgctcGGAAAAAGCGGCAtcaaaacgctcagttgtggaacgaagGTCGTCGAGGTGAAAAATGACTAACCCTTTAAGATATCATTGGAGATtcgtagaaaaataattgtttaagatATGTAAGATTGATTGccctaaatttaaatatcgtgTGCGCCATAGTCTAGATACCCCAGGCATACAACCATCTCATTTGCCCCTTCCAGAAGAGCGCATTTTGACAAAACCTCACCGATATCCAGATTTAACGATCTGATAAACGAGATAGTCCTGGATAACCTAAGCGAGGACCACACTATGAAATCGATATTTAATGCCTGCAACGCACCCGCTATTTCTCTGCCATTGAGTGTCTTtggtcacttaacatcagatgagtctACCCGTCTTCCccttatcaaataattttggaATAATTTTGTGATTCTTATAATGTGTTTGTCACATTTAaacatattgttttatgtttcttgtactaatgcattaaaaaaatattaaccagCTGTTTAGGGTTCAATAATAACACACATGATAAATAGtcgtttatgtataaaatcaaAGTATACAGTATGTCATGCGGGCCGAGTCTGTGCACTGGAGATTAACTCTCCCCGCTTGTAAAGCATTGTCCCATCTCTCCTCTCGTCTTTGACTAGATCTCTCCTGATCTGTTCATCTCTTCTGACTAGATCGTTTCTCACTGGTTCTTCTTTTTTTATGGTCTGGTCGTTCCGGATGACTTCTTCCCGCCGTATTTCGCGAGATATTCTCGTGGCTCGTGACACTGTTGTCTCGTCGTGTTGTCTCACTATGACTGCGCGCGCGTCTGATGTGTTTCGTTCCCTGAAATCagaatgatttttaaaagaagATCAATACGGCGTGCTTtagcagtccctatgcgtactgaacatctggattaAACTTTCTCTCTATTGCTTTACGTGAGAGTGCCGTCCACGCTGACCTAGTCTTAAGACACTtgcgttatttattttatgtaccaCCCCAGTCAACCTGTCTGGCATGTCCTCGAAGTGGATCACGCGTGCTGAACAGCAATGAGCGTAATGAAAGAATGAAAGTAAGTGCTTTTTCAGTGACGatcgcgaacgatctcccactgaTGCTACACCTGTAATATCTCCTTACACTGCCAGATTAGAGTTAAAGTCAACAGTGTCTTTCCCCTTGGCGATGGAATAAGATATAATGTCTGAATATAAAAGGGAAATAAAAttctgaatatttttatagtttgatTTCAACACAATGTTCGCATAAGGTGCTGTTAAGAAGATTGGAGTATGCATATGGCTCTCTATAGTTCTCTTCTTGAGTGAAACTTAAAGAGTAAGTTAAAAACGGTGTAATGTAAACGGTTTCTGATGACAGATGGCTCAGAAAGACCCTTACATAGAATGGCCCAGAATGAAGAAAAGGGAATGCCCACCAGAAGCCAGAAAAATGGTGGGAAggattagtatatttttttaaattaattcactaTTTCATAACTCCAATCCAATGAATTCTATTCAAGAAATCATCTTTCGTCGTCAATTAAGTATTGTGTTTCTACTACTTAGGGAATGTTGCATCTATTGTAGAAATAGACAATTACAAAAGGCTCATTCACAGGGCATACCAGATAGTTATATGTAGCAGGATGTACAGGTGTACAAAATAATCACATGAATCGGGATCTACAAGATAATCATGTATCATGTACAGGGTTAATACACAAGACGTTCCTTTTAGAAACTCAATTTACAGACGAGTTTGACAATTTGAAACGGTTTCATTAGTAAGCTTTTTTCAAAATCTTGTTTGTTCTCACCGTCCAAGAGTTACGAGTCTCTCGATATCATTTCTTCTTTCGGGCGCGCGTGGGGGCGGACTGGCCGGCGGTGATGAGGCATTCGACACCGAGGCGGGCGAGGCCGGTGATGAACCGACTGCCGAGTCACGTTTCGCTGACGACGACGACCCAGAGGTGGATCTGCGCCGCGGACGCATGGCCGGGATGTGCAGTGATGCTGTGATCACACATTCGTCCTCTGAACACGGGCCAGTctggaattatatttattctaattgGGGCAATATCTttgtttattctttttttacatTGTATGCCTAAATTCTAGAGTAGAATCTTAACATAAGTGACAACACTCCCTTACGAAAAAATTCAagtgtacatattttttaattaattaaaatcaatagcggataaaaaatttaaaagcacTCCTAACAGAGCATAATTAAAGCGATTTTATTCCAAAAGCGGGACACGTAAAGAAATAGGACGAATCTAGAATATATAGAATACCGTgtcaaacaattaaaatggCGAGAGACATACCTATTTACATAGATATAAATGGACTAAATCTAATGGGTATCCAAGACAAGGCAAAAGAAACTGAGGAAGACCATGGATCCGATGGGAAGACGATCTTAAAAAGTAGCAGGTCCACATGTATATTCATAATTAGTTATTAGGTATAAGAACTTGCTTGTTTGAAATATAGgcattcataataataattgatttgcaagaatatggtacaaaaatgttatagtgGTACAATCTATGGTTCGCTTATTCTTTCACACATaatggcgtgcaaatttgtcttaaaaggtAGAATAGAAGTTtacattatgagtcatatcCTTATGGTCAATtccgatattattttatcactacattattaaaatatatgttttaatagaaaagtaTAGTAGGAAGGGCTTTGAATGTTTTTAGTAAATCATTATAAACCTTGATCATTTCTATATATACACTTTTGCCGTCTTATAGGTAGATTGATCCCATTACTAAAACACAATTCTGACGGAAATCAATAAGTCTGAAGGCGTAATAAGTTATCCAATTGCAATAAGTTATCCGTTGGAGCCTTGTACGGTGAGTACGATGACATCTTAGTTATTCcaatgaaattgaaataaaaactgaatttgaaattcctaaacGATTTGATATCTTTGATATCAAAACTCTCATTTCATTTGTAAGGAccttatatttatgtttttgaaagaaaacattttttttaaacggattaaagctatttgtattattataaacatataattatttataataatacataataaaatattataagtttataataatacaaatagctttaatctgtttaaaaaattgttttctttcaatgtgtaaaagctgtgttaaccaaagacaatttatgtttttgtgtaCGAATAAGTGTAATGAATGTTCATTCATTCAACTGATGTTATGACACTTCGTTGTATAAAAGGGCGATCGCGTTATCGCTTCAAAGCGATGTCTTCCAGACCACTGTgagaaacaaaatcaaaatgaaATGTTACCTACGGATATAAAAAGAGATATACCTCATTATAATCACTGGCCGAGTCGTTGGAGTCCGGCGCTGAATCTCTTAAAGGTGGAGAACATATAACGCCACTACTCGTACACTCCTCACTGCTTCTGACCCTGTAAGGGACGAGTACATCATTTAAtactttagtaaattaggttagacttaaagtagtgtaaataaagtgcgtgcgtacaaagtacagaTGTCAGAAGTGgaacgtaaattaattacttaagcaaaagccccaatagatgttCGTGtaccatgtatttgtatatctatattcacactgtttacacacGGTCTGCGTGCTGACGATAATGATGAAGTAATGCAACAGAATTGctatctaaagttctaatatgtataaacgaatgcatcaaccaatagcgtgtagtttttctcgatctccctttctcactctctctcaatcgctctctcccttgTCTCCGAcgaaaacgctgcacatctttGTGGCGATCCGTAAAAAAACTTATCCCCAtgaaaagaagtttttaaagaaGTGTCGCTTcaaaaaaacagtatttacCAACCTGTCTTGTGCCATCCTAAGTTCTTGTCCCTATGTgacattcataatttttaaaagttaacaattgattttttcttattatccTATAACCTTGctacatatacaaaattaatttaagaaacttaaatgataggttttagGAAATTGCCCCCCTTCACAATCACACTGCCCCCTGTGGAGCATGGGCTATACGTTGGAAAACACAGGGCTAGATCAGAACGttcttaaaatcaaatatgtaTGGCTGTCGTAACGATTTGTATGATTCAAAACTTGCTGATAAAAAGTGGcagagagtttcttgccagttcttcttggcCGCTTTACACCCTTGACTTACGAACTGGTAGTAATTCCAATGTTAATtcagaatcaatttaacatcttttctgttgacgttcataagtatacttgGCTACCTATATAAAGTTAGagtgaaaaaaaatcttaatatatataaatctcctgtcacgatgtttgtccgtgatggactcctaaactacttaaccgaatttaaattaaattggcacaccgtgagcagtctggtccaagtTAAGAGATAGgttagcttagatctttaattatagtcgcaattttattttattgcaaattatttgtctataattaattgacagttacaattatctgttaactccaaaagatacttttcgactggattgagtaagtaatcaatagatgccACTGCTATgttaaaccgacaaacgtgtcatataagctacaattcaatatcatgattaccacgtgttattgaggctaaagtataaattcaatttattttgtagtaaacgaaataccgtgaaatacaattatttctactttttttaatttttggtgttagcatagccaaccacgtgttactaaGACAGAAGAGTAAAtcatattcaaattatagtgacgataatacagtgaaattattctttcgtgtcacggtatcaaggctaactaaaaccacattagggagaaacgaagttcgcgggggcaacTAGGATgtcttatatacatatattttttatgtaatagaaataGTTGAtagtttgataaataaataaatgcataaaTGGTAATAATGAGTTGTCTACAATAAAAACAGTACACAAtagaattgtaaatatataccgcGTAACAATCGTCATAGCAGAAGATAGAGAGCCAGACGACGTATCCGAGGCGGCGTCTTTTGTTCGCGTCCGTCGAACCGGGACACGATCATTGTTCCTGCAAAATGATAtcaatagatattattatgtCTGGTAACTCAGGATAGCTATAGCTCTGGTTAGCTCACGATGAACTCATGGTCACACTGTTGCACACGTAACCCAACTGGACACAGTATTTATCATCTTAtccaatttttatatgtactaGGATGCAAACTAGTAGGAAGTTCAgccgatgttaagtgatggaCAATGGGCACTTAAGAGACACAGAAGGCTCGTAAATGCAAcaacttttaagaattagtacgctcttttcataAAGTGGGAAGCtggtgcgcggcagaaactgccttaaaaacgttCAGATGTAGAACGACGGACGgtgaggtgatacggatggtattttctATTCTGCCGGAATGTCCGAAGTTGTGTTATTCTAGCCGCATTTATATCACTGCCTTTTGAAGAATGTATTTCAggagttttaattatttgatacaTTCGTGTGTTACGTGTGTGTTGTGTGTTGTGTGTTGGTGGACAATTATTGATACTCTAGTATAACACTCCTCTTTTCCACCGCGTCGGTGATTACCCTTATGTGTGACACGGGCGTGGTAGGTGGAGCCGAACTAATTCATTTATTCGTTATTTTCTTTACGCAAAgtaataatcaatataatgttttgagGCTTTGGACGTTTTTTTTCCATCCTGCCGTCTATAATCTTATATGGTGCTCGCATCACGCGCTCCTATAGGTCGACatccttttaattaaattttaaggtCTGTATATATCGTGATCTAAATGGAAAAAAACAGCCTggttaaaaggccggcaacgcactcgcgagccctctggcattgagagtgtccatgggcggcggtatcacttaacatcaggtgagcctcctgcccgtttgccccctattttataaaaaaaaaaaaaaaatacttggtaaacattatttatcaaataacaaGTCAGCCTGACGACTTATCATGTACTAAAACAATTGGGATcaagaaaaagaaaagttgggaataataaaaattgcttGCTTACATATTAGAAGGCAGAGGCTGTGTGGTAGCAGTCGCAGTGGCAGCGTGCAAGAAGTGGTCTCGAGCCCACACTCGTCGCACACCACTCTCCGAATTTGCGTTGGCCTCCGCTGTTCTGTGGACATCCGCTCTTATACAATACCCATCACCATGCACATGCCAACACAGAACTTGCAACTCGCAACGCAGTTCTGCCGCAGTCGGTTGATTTACTCTAAAGGACCTTCTGTCTTCAGTGATTACGTAATTAGTTAACCTGACAACATCTTATGAATGAAGCCTTTccaacttattatttaataatgaatctACTTAATCTTCCTCGGATTTCTCTTACGACATCAGCCTCCTCCAAAATTGTCAACTGTATTCTGTCCTTCTTAATGGAGCTGGTACTTTTCTAAGACGTCTTCCCATCGGATCAATGGTCTTCCTCAGTTTCTTTTGCCTTGTCTTGGATACCTTtcttatatctttaatatgtTTAGTTAGTTACCGATAAGTGATGATACCGGTAAATGGACCTATTATCTCTTATCGTACGCCAATCGCCATTGTAATTGCTTCACGCGGTATTCTATATTTTCTGGTTTCGtactatttcttatttttgttagtattACTCTGTCCCGTATTTAGAATTCTTATAGTGAccttatcaatattaatttactatcTAAAACAGCCAGAATTTATTGGGGACTAAATGTGAATATTATCACCAGTATATACCACCACCACACATAATGGAGCTTATTAATGCTGCTGCGGCCTGGGCACCACCTGTGTAAATCCTCTATGTACGCAAGCTGCGCAAGCTACAACGAGGCTTCGCCCAGAAAATATGTAGGTCCTACAGGACGGTTTCATTAAACTCCTCGAAGTAGGTACACTGCCCCTGGATTTAAGATTACAAGAGGAACCTACTATGTATGAAGACAGAAGGGGTTTATCTCCGAGCGGATTAGAGGATCTTAACATAAAACGAAGGTCATTTAAGGGTCTACCACACCCTGCAACAAGCCTAcattttaagattaaaatttataccgaTGGTAGCAAGACCAACTAAGGAGTGGGCGCGGCTTGTTCAAAATGGGAAAATGGAAgtgaaaagaaaaatcaaGCTATCACGACATTGTACTGTATACCAAGTTGAACTAACAGCCATCCGCAGTGCAGTCGATGATGTCAAAACTCACGCGCGTCGCTGGAAGCCGTCACGCACGAACGCTCTCTAAATCCTCAACTACTAAAGTATAATCTAATCGAATCTcctaagtaataatatttcttataccGCAAAATTGCGTTAGCAGATGGCGctgttttacatttaaaatataaaatacatttaaatctgaatattaatttaaaacatttgttaatatgtgtatatttttataatatgataatataaatacttgaATAGATACTAACTCGGCTCTCCGAAGCAATAAGGAATCTAGGTGGGCAGGCTGCGTATGCGCAAGGTGGATGTAAGCTTCGTGA
This region of Pieris brassicae chromosome 13, ilPieBrab1.1, whole genome shotgun sequence genomic DNA includes:
- the LOC123717767 gene encoding uncharacterized protein LOC123717767, which produces MDHYLTTYRKDYLWPNLPGSGSGGGIVESPKLSGQELAFYQACMQHTRPPDCRCPQYSGEEVQLPPGKEGGWSRNELMGPMLDPKLYPVRVGASPETASSRYDQPNAFLDKLQSKYPMLYSILQNEASPELKQRIDRDRNKSTYQVDFCESGPGAKFEGLQRASDESGTGPCAQPMRLPGDPCRVGPKPRMTTPKTISKQGGGGADPRAKCETSSAVPPLGKTEYQDNVSKLGGIIMRDKLHRK